In Fibrobacter sp. UWP2, the DNA window ACGACGGCTGGCATCGCGCTGCAAAACGTTACCGCGAATTTCTCGACAGATGTAACGCCATGCGCGGCGGAAACGTGCTGTTCCTGGAACTGGGCGTAGGCATGAACACCCCCGGAATCATCAAGTACCCGTTCTGGCAAATGACCGCCCTGAATTCGAACGCCACCTACGCCTGCATCAACTACGGACAGGCCTACGCTCCCGACGACATCGGAACCCGCTCGGTAAGCATCGACAGCGATATCGGCGAGGTTGTTGCGGCTCTCTTCTAGTGCTCTAGCCGGTGTTCCCGTCGCAAACCGGTAATTATAAAAATTTCCGAACCGTAAAACCCATAATTCTAGCCGTAATTTTGCTATTGCGTCCATGCGGAGTTTTGCTTAATTTATAGACAAAACGATAAAAGGAAACGCTCCATGAAAAAACTCGCAAGAATTTTCGTCCCGGTCTTAACGTTCGCGCTTGCCCTGCTCTCCTTGGTGGGCTGCGCCGAACGTAACAGGGCCGACCAGAACGCCGATGCGGATTTCTCGAAAAAAGGCGATGTGCTGGTCGTGTATTTCACCTGGTCTGGACACCTGCGGAGCATGGCACACTGGATTGCCGACGAAGTCGGAGCCGATTACGCCCGCATCTTGCGCAAGGAAGAATACCCCGTAGACTACAACGAGACCGCCGATGTTGCCAAAAAGGAAAAGGACGGAAATATTTATCCCGAGATAAACCTCTCCTTGAGCGACGAAGAAATGAAACGTTACAAGACGGTGTTTGTCGGCTTTCCGGTCTGGTGGTACGACGTGCCGATGCCCGTGATGACATTCCTGAAGCAGGCGAACTTGCAAGGCAAAAACGTCTATGCGTTCTTCTCTCACGAAGGGTCGTCCGATGGTGCAGGGAGCCTCCCTACGC includes these proteins:
- a CDS encoding flavodoxin → MKKLARIFVPVLTFALALLSLVGCAERNRADQNADADFSKKGDVLVVYFTWSGHLRSMAHWIADEVGADYARILRKEEYPVDYNETADVAKKEKDGNIYPEINLSLSDEEMKRYKTVFVGFPVWWYDVPMPVMTFLKQANLQGKNVYAFFSHEGSSDGAGSLPTLEKLMQAKGAAFDKKTALSVRGSKVKDSEAVVREWVKALSK